One Mycolicibacterium fallax genomic window, TTACGACGAGTGGGAATTCGCCGACGACGCGGTCTACACCTCGCCCTACTTCGTCGCCGGCCAGGAACTGGTCCTCAAGGACGTGGCGACCTCGTTCGATGTGGCGGCGACCGTGGAGGCCAAGGCGTACTCGGTGGTGTTCCCGGACTGGAAGCCGGTGGACTACCGGGTCTGGCCGGCCGAGAACGGATTCGTCATGCGGTACCGGTGGGAGGGCACCACCACCGACGGGGAGACGATGGGGTTCTATTCCATCAGTTTCGTCGACACCAACGAGGACGCCCAGATCACCCACTGGTCGACCTACGTCAACGACGAGGAGTACGGGCCGTTCCTGGAGCGCGCGATCGGGGCGCGCGGACCGTTCCACGGCGACGAGTACATGCAGGCGCTGGCCCGGCACTTCGAGAAGCACGGGCTCAGTGTCTGACCGGGTGGCCCTCGGGTCTGGCCGGGTGGCGGTCGTCACCGGCGGCGGGTCGGGGATGGGGGAGGCCAGTGCCCTGGAGTTGGCCCGCCGCGGCGACAGGGTCGCGGTGCTCGACGTCGATGAGGCCGCGGCGCGCCGGGTGGCCGAGGCGATCAACCTCGCCGGCGGGACGGCGATCGCGGTGCGCGCCGACGTGGCCGACCGCTCGTCGGTCGACGCCGGCTACCGCCGGGTGCGTGCCGAACTGGGGCCGATCGAGATCCTGGTGACCAGCGCGGGCAAGGTGGGCTTCGGCAAGTTCACCGACATCAGCGTCGAGGACTGGCACCGGATCGTCGACATCAACCTCAACGGCACCTTCCACTGCTGTCAGCTGGCACTGCCCGACATGCTGGCCGGGCGGTGGGGCCGGATCGTGATGATCTCCTCCTCGAGTGCCCAGCGCGGCGCGCCCTACATGGCGCACTACGCCGCGGCCAAGGGGGCGGTGATCACCCTGACCCGATCGCTGGCCAACGAGTACGCCGCGAAGGGCATCACCGTCAACAACATTCCGCCGTCGAGCATCGACACCCCGATGACCCGCCAGTCGCAGGCCGACGGGAAGCTCGGCTCGTCGGAGGAGTTGGCGAAACGGATCCCGATGGGACACCTGGGCACCGGCGAGGACATCGCCGCGGCGGTGGCCTACTTCTGTTCGGAAGAGGCCGGTTTCGTCACCGGCCAGGTCCTCGGCGTCAACGGCGGCGCGGTGATCTGAGCAAAAACCCAGGGTGTGGGGCTGGCCCGGGTGCCCTACTTCCAGTCGATGACCGCGGTGTTTTTCCCGGGCCAGGGTGTGGGGCTGGCCCGGTGCCCTACTTCCAGTCGATGACCGCGGTGTTTTCACCGGGCCAGGGTGTGGGGCTGGCCCGGGTGCCCTACTTCCAGTCGATGACCGCGGTGTTTTCACCGGGCCAGGGTGTGGGGCTGGCCCGGGTGCCCTACTTCCAGTCGATGACCGCGGTGTTTTCACCGGGCCAGGGTGTGGGGCTGGCCCGGGTGCCCTACTTCCAGTCGATGACCGCGGTGTCCTTCCGCTCGGTGATCGGCCGGGCCAGTTCCTGCTCGTCGCAGATGCGCTGCAGGTTGGCCAGTGTTTCCTCCAGACCGGGGCCCATTCGCTTGCCGGGGGTGAAGGTGGCCGGCAGGTTCCGCATGCCCTGGATGACGCCGATGGTGTCGTAGTGCACCGCGCCGGCGGGGTCGCACTGGTAGTCCGGCATCCGGTCGAGCACCGCCATCAGCATCGACTTGAACACCGTGCGGGCCACGTTCGAGCCGGCGCAGCGATGCACGCCGAGCCCGAAGCTGAAGTGCCGGTTGCCCTTTCGATCCAACACGATGTCATTCGGGTTCTCGAACACCTGCGGGTCGCGGTTGGCCATCGCCCAGGACAGCCACAGCCGCTCACCCTCCTTGAACTGGGTGCCCTCGAAC contains:
- a CDS encoding SDR family NAD(P)-dependent oxidoreductase, whose protein sequence is MSDRVALGSGRVAVVTGGGSGMGEASALELARRGDRVAVLDVDEAAARRVAEAINLAGGTAIAVRADVADRSSVDAGYRRVRAELGPIEILVTSAGKVGFGKFTDISVEDWHRIVDINLNGTFHCCQLALPDMLAGRWGRIVMISSSSAQRGAPYMAHYAAAKGAVITLTRSLANEYAAKGITVNNIPPSSIDTPMTRQSQADGKLGSSEELAKRIPMGHLGTGEDIAAAVAYFCSEEAGFVTGQVLGVNGGAVI